In Chrysoperla carnea chromosome 2, inChrCarn1.1, whole genome shotgun sequence, the following proteins share a genomic window:
- the LOC123291960 gene encoding DNA-binding protein D-ETS-4-like isoform X1: MGSYLRRFTMPQTVPSAGYTPPFDYSSVFAADSFDLSLLPSPEATLNDAELPLSPSTLLYSPPSMFGQSSPQSQNQQQQNSTVDKQQPPQIYTSFYPNSPLESKDDLQNFGDEFKSYLTPPYSSYGGQNSPLLISTFKEEPNNIYLSPSYPISPPLSNYSNHSSPVYHPPKSVSPSILTSSPPTPTQIVVKNENTIDLNESLEEFKQLQQQMSRQQSKTPSQQIVPQQQTKDQSASDYQLLREVLRDTSFQKKYNLRPFDFGNITSGFVDIKMEKNENNNQQFINMNSQNHHDNTINNNADDVDDKDDVLMTTCCNNALDREKIEPVLSLAFEEMQKEVNNTCSVLGISSDPTLWTNEDVKAWLLWTCDQFNLPPVQIDYFNMDGQTLASLSKEEFTQRAHQGGGCDLHAQLEIWKAACLETEIVRASMNSPLNNSAIIETTTSTSSSTAAVSISQTTTTSVPILSPTSPPVPITINQINNQQTSSSTSNNSSCSLGQQQNVWPKPNSNQSSTTSSGDISDDDDEDSSMVVTPTATNVTTSTVATANKTVTTPGGKATTSRGATGGGSHIHLWQFLKELLASPTLYGTAIRWLDRGKGVFKIEDSVRVARLWGKRKNRPAMNYDKLSRSIRQYYKKGIMKKTERSQRLVYQFCHPYCL, encoded by the exons ATGGGCTCGTACTTGCGAAGATTCacg ATGCCACAAACTGTGCCTTCGGCGGGCTATACCCCACCGTTTGATTATTCCTCTGTATTCGCTGCTGATAGTTTTGATTTATCATTACTTCCATCACCAGAGGCAACATTAAATGACGCAGAACTACCTTTATCGCCATCTACACTATTATATTCGCCACCTTCGATGTTTGGACAGTCATCGCCACAATCAcaaaatcaacaacaacaaaattcaaCTGTAGATAAACAACAACCACCACAAATATATACATCATTTTATCCAAATTCCCCATTAGAATCAAAAgacgatttacaaaattttggtgacGAATTCAAATCATATTTAACGCCACCATATTCTTCATACGGTGGACAAAATTCTCCGTTATTAATATCAACATTTAAAGAAGaaccaaataatatttatttatcaccgTCATATCCAATTTCCCCGCCATTATCGAATTATTCGAATCATTCATCACCCGTATATCATCCACCCAAATCTGTATCACCATCAATTTTAACGTCTTCACCACCGACACCCACACAAATTGTTGTGAAAAACGAGAATAcaattgatttgaatgaaagtTTAGAAgaatttaaacaattacaaCAACAAATGTCTAGGCAACAATCAAAAACGCCATCACAACAAATTGTGCCCCAGCAACAAACCAAAGATCAATCCGCAAGTGATTATCAGCTGTTACGTGAAGTATTACGTGATACaagttttcaaaagaaatacaATTTACGTCCTTTCGATTTTGGAAATATTACATCCGGTTTTGTTGATATTAAAAtggagaaaaatgaaaataataaccaACAATTCATCAATATGAATTCACAAAATCATCACGATAATACGATAAATAATAACGCTGATGATGTTGATGATAAAGATGATGTATTGATGACAACGTGCTGTAATAATGCGTTGGATCGTGAAAAGATTGAGCCTGTACTATCGTTAGCATTTGAAGAAATGCAAAAGGAAGTGAATAATACGTGTTCAGTTCTGGGAATTTCTTCAG atccAACGTTATGGACAAATGAAGATGTTAAAGCGTGGCTCTTATGGACTTGTGATCAATTTAATTTACCTCCTGTTCAAATTGATTATTTCAACATGGACGGTCAAACACTTGCAAGTTTATCAAAAGAAGAATTTACACAAAGAGCTCATCAG ggTGGCGGTTGTGATTTACATGCTCAACTTGAAATATGGAAAGCTGCATGTTTGGAAACAGAAATTGTTAGGGCATCCATGAACTCACCGTTAAATAATAGTGCAATAATTGAAACGACAACATCTACATCGTCATCAACGGCTGCTGTCTCAATTTCTCAAACAACTACTACATCGGTGCCAATTCTATCACCTACGTCACCTCCAGTACCGATaacaattaatcaaattaataatcaacAAACAAGTAGTAGTACAAGCAATAACAGCAGTTGTTCACTGGGTCAACAGCAGAATGTGTGGCCAAAACCAAATAGTAATCAATCCAGTACAACGTCAAGTGGAGATATTTCagatg ATGATGACGAAGACAGTTCAATGGTAGTAACACCAACGGCAACAAATGTTACAACATCAACTGTTGCAACAGCTAACAAAACAGTAACAACTCCTGGTGGAAAGGCAACAACATCACGTGGAGCAACCGGTGGTGGATCACATATTCATTTATggcaatttttaaaagaattattagcATCACCAACGTTATACGGTACAGCAATACGTTGGTTAGATCGTGGAAAAGGTGTCTTCAAAATTGAGGATTCAGTACGTGTCGCTCGATTATGGGGTAAACGTAAAAATCGACCGGCTATGAACTATGATAAATTGTCACGATCAATACGGCAATACTATAAAAAGGGTATCATGAAAAAGACAGAACGGTCTCAAAGGcttgtttatcaattttgtcATCCGTATTGTTTGTAA
- the LOC123291960 gene encoding DNA-binding protein D-ETS-4-like isoform X2 produces MPQTVPSAGYTPPFDYSSVFAADSFDLSLLPSPEATLNDAELPLSPSTLLYSPPSMFGQSSPQSQNQQQQNSTVDKQQPPQIYTSFYPNSPLESKDDLQNFGDEFKSYLTPPYSSYGGQNSPLLISTFKEEPNNIYLSPSYPISPPLSNYSNHSSPVYHPPKSVSPSILTSSPPTPTQIVVKNENTIDLNESLEEFKQLQQQMSRQQSKTPSQQIVPQQQTKDQSASDYQLLREVLRDTSFQKKYNLRPFDFGNITSGFVDIKMEKNENNNQQFINMNSQNHHDNTINNNADDVDDKDDVLMTTCCNNALDREKIEPVLSLAFEEMQKEVNNTCSVLGISSDPTLWTNEDVKAWLLWTCDQFNLPPVQIDYFNMDGQTLASLSKEEFTQRAHQGGGCDLHAQLEIWKAACLETEIVRASMNSPLNNSAIIETTTSTSSSTAAVSISQTTTTSVPILSPTSPPVPITINQINNQQTSSSTSNNSSCSLGQQQNVWPKPNSNQSSTTSSGDISDDDDEDSSMVVTPTATNVTTSTVATANKTVTTPGGKATTSRGATGGGSHIHLWQFLKELLASPTLYGTAIRWLDRGKGVFKIEDSVRVARLWGKRKNRPAMNYDKLSRSIRQYYKKGIMKKTERSQRLVYQFCHPYCL; encoded by the exons ATGCCACAAACTGTGCCTTCGGCGGGCTATACCCCACCGTTTGATTATTCCTCTGTATTCGCTGCTGATAGTTTTGATTTATCATTACTTCCATCACCAGAGGCAACATTAAATGACGCAGAACTACCTTTATCGCCATCTACACTATTATATTCGCCACCTTCGATGTTTGGACAGTCATCGCCACAATCAcaaaatcaacaacaacaaaattcaaCTGTAGATAAACAACAACCACCACAAATATATACATCATTTTATCCAAATTCCCCATTAGAATCAAAAgacgatttacaaaattttggtgacGAATTCAAATCATATTTAACGCCACCATATTCTTCATACGGTGGACAAAATTCTCCGTTATTAATATCAACATTTAAAGAAGaaccaaataatatttatttatcaccgTCATATCCAATTTCCCCGCCATTATCGAATTATTCGAATCATTCATCACCCGTATATCATCCACCCAAATCTGTATCACCATCAATTTTAACGTCTTCACCACCGACACCCACACAAATTGTTGTGAAAAACGAGAATAcaattgatttgaatgaaagtTTAGAAgaatttaaacaattacaaCAACAAATGTCTAGGCAACAATCAAAAACGCCATCACAACAAATTGTGCCCCAGCAACAAACCAAAGATCAATCCGCAAGTGATTATCAGCTGTTACGTGAAGTATTACGTGATACaagttttcaaaagaaatacaATTTACGTCCTTTCGATTTTGGAAATATTACATCCGGTTTTGTTGATATTAAAAtggagaaaaatgaaaataataaccaACAATTCATCAATATGAATTCACAAAATCATCACGATAATACGATAAATAATAACGCTGATGATGTTGATGATAAAGATGATGTATTGATGACAACGTGCTGTAATAATGCGTTGGATCGTGAAAAGATTGAGCCTGTACTATCGTTAGCATTTGAAGAAATGCAAAAGGAAGTGAATAATACGTGTTCAGTTCTGGGAATTTCTTCAG atccAACGTTATGGACAAATGAAGATGTTAAAGCGTGGCTCTTATGGACTTGTGATCAATTTAATTTACCTCCTGTTCAAATTGATTATTTCAACATGGACGGTCAAACACTTGCAAGTTTATCAAAAGAAGAATTTACACAAAGAGCTCATCAG ggTGGCGGTTGTGATTTACATGCTCAACTTGAAATATGGAAAGCTGCATGTTTGGAAACAGAAATTGTTAGGGCATCCATGAACTCACCGTTAAATAATAGTGCAATAATTGAAACGACAACATCTACATCGTCATCAACGGCTGCTGTCTCAATTTCTCAAACAACTACTACATCGGTGCCAATTCTATCACCTACGTCACCTCCAGTACCGATaacaattaatcaaattaataatcaacAAACAAGTAGTAGTACAAGCAATAACAGCAGTTGTTCACTGGGTCAACAGCAGAATGTGTGGCCAAAACCAAATAGTAATCAATCCAGTACAACGTCAAGTGGAGATATTTCagatg ATGATGACGAAGACAGTTCAATGGTAGTAACACCAACGGCAACAAATGTTACAACATCAACTGTTGCAACAGCTAACAAAACAGTAACAACTCCTGGTGGAAAGGCAACAACATCACGTGGAGCAACCGGTGGTGGATCACATATTCATTTATggcaatttttaaaagaattattagcATCACCAACGTTATACGGTACAGCAATACGTTGGTTAGATCGTGGAAAAGGTGTCTTCAAAATTGAGGATTCAGTACGTGTCGCTCGATTATGGGGTAAACGTAAAAATCGACCGGCTATGAACTATGATAAATTGTCACGATCAATACGGCAATACTATAAAAAGGGTATCATGAAAAAGACAGAACGGTCTCAAAGGcttgtttatcaattttgtcATCCGTATTGTTTGTAA